One part of the Perognathus longimembris pacificus isolate PPM17 chromosome 10, ASM2315922v1, whole genome shotgun sequence genome encodes these proteins:
- the Hrh1 gene encoding histamine H1 receptor — protein MTLSNASHVLEDKMCEGNRTSMARPEYIPLVVVLSSISLVTVGLNLLVLYAIRRERKLHTVGNLYIVSLSVADLIVGAIVMPVNILYLLIPSCPLGRPLCLFWLSMDYVASTASIFSVFILCIDRYRSVQQPLRYLRYRTKTRALATILGAWFLSFLWVIPILGWHHFMAHTPGRHKDKCETDFYDVTWFKIMTAIINFYLPTLLMLWFYAKIYKAVRQHCQHRELVNGSFPSFVQIKLRSENARVSAKNPGKESPWEVQKRSSQDAGGGAVLKSPDSKELHSPISLSQEEDAEAAEVRCFPLNVEHLPTVAEGGGRGYDGSDQSQSQLKTEAQGLHLAGASAILEGCTLVDRQSFSRTTDSDTSTELASGRSKSRSGSSTGLDYIKFTWKRLRSHSRQYMSGLHLNRERKAAKQLGLIMAAFILCWIPYFIFFMVIAFCKSCCNEPVHMFTIWLGYINSTLNPLIYPLCNENFKKAFKRILHMRS, from the coding sequence ATGACCCTGAGCAACGCCTCCCATGTCCTAGAAGACAAGATGTGTGAGGGGAACAGGACCTCCATGGCCAGGCCCGAGTATATCCCCCTGGTGGTGGTGCTGAGCAGCATCTCCCTAGTCACCGTGGGCCTCAACCTGCTGGTGCTCTACGCCATCCGGCGCGAGCGCAAGCTGCACACCGTGGGGAACCTGTACATCGTCAGCCTCTCGGTGGCAGACCTGATCGTGGGGGCCATCGTCATGCCCGTGAACATCCTCTACCTCCTCATTCCCAGCTGCCCCCTGGGCCGCCCCCTCTGCCTCTTTTGGCTCTCTATGGACTACGTGGCCAGCACAGCGTCCATTTTCAGCGTCTTCATCTTGTGCATCGATCGCTACCGCTCCGTCCAGCAGCCACTCAGGTACCTGAGGTACCGTACCAAGACCCGGGCGTTGGCCACCATCTTGGGGGCCtggtttctctccttcctctgggTTATTCCCATCCTGGGCTGGCATCATTTCATGGCTCACACCCCAGGGCGCCACAAAGACAAGTGCGAGACCGACTTCTATGATGTCACTTGGTTCAAGATCATGACGGCCATCATCAACTTCTACCTGCCCACGTTGCTCATGCTCTGGTTCTACGCCAAGATCTACAAGGCTGTGCGGCAACACTGCCAGCACCGTGAGCTCGTCAACGGATCCTTCCCATCCTTTGTGCAGATTAAGCTGAGGTCCGAGAATGCCAGGGTCAGCGCCAAGAATCCCGGGAAGGAGTCTCCCTGGGAGGTTCAGAAAAGGTCGTCCCAAGATGCCGGCGGCGGGGCTGTTCTGAAGTCCCCAGACTCCAAGGAGTTGCACTCCCCCATCAGCCTGAGCCAGGAGGAGGATGCAGAAGCCGCCGAAGTCCGCTGCTTCCCGCTGAACGTGGAGCACTTGCCAACTGTGGCAGAGGGCGGCGGCAGGGGCTACGATGGCAGcgaccagagccagagccagcttAAGACAGAGGCACAGGGTCTGCACCTGGCTGGGGCCAGCGCCATATTAGAAGGCTGTACATTGGTTGACAGACAGTCCTTCTCTCGGACCACAGACTCAGATACCAGCACGGAGCTCGCGTCTGGCCGAAGCAAATCAAGGAGTGGGTCCAGCACGGGCCTAGATTACATCAAGTTCACATGGAAGAGGCTGCGCTCCCATTCCAGACAGTATATGTCTGGGTTGCACTTGAACCGGGAACGGAAGGCGGCCAAACAGTTGGGCCTTATCATGGCGGCCTTCATTCTCTGCTGGATTCCCTACTTCATCTTCTTCATGGTCATCGCCTTCTGCAAGAGCTGCTGCAACGAGCCCGTGCACATGTTCACTATCTGGCTGGGCTACATCAACTCCACGCTGAACCCCCTCATCTACCCCCTGTGCAATGAGAACTTCAAGAAGGCATTCAAGAGAATTCTACACATGCGCTCCTaa